TCTTAATCTCCACGGACATCAATTTGTGGCTTTCTTGACTAAAGAAATCCTTGTACCTCAACCGATATACCCCAGGCATTGCGGAATTGTCTTTAGCTTAAAAAGTGATTGGGAAGAAGTACTTTCAAGGGCAGAGCGACAAAAGCTCACTTTTAGACAAAAACCCGAACTCCGTTTTGCTGATTCTTTTATAGAGCATGATACCTTTTTTTTAGAAGATCCTTTCTATAACTTGATAGAGTTTAAACATTATCGTCACCCAGAAGCAATTTTTGGATATTATGACTATACGCAAATAGAAGAACGGGTTTGACAGGGGTTAAAATAATTCGTAATTTGTAATAACGTTCCTACCTCGCTAACGTAATTCGTGATTAAAATAGTAGGAGATTTATCAAACAGAATTCAGAACTCAGGAGTCAGAATTCAGTATGAATAATGCACAACTGGTGGATAAATAAGTGAGTTTAAGACCCCCG
This portion of the Nostoc sp. GT001 genome encodes:
- a CDS encoding VOC family protein — protein: MNKTLFHLTFPVTDLALAKTYYVDALGCIPGRENRQLLILNLHGHQFVAFLTKEILVPQPIYPRHCGIVFSLKSDWEEVLSRAERQKLTFRQKPELRFADSFIEHDTFFLEDPFYNLIEFKHYRHPEAIFGYYDYTQIEERV